The Miscanthus floridulus cultivar M001 chromosome 7, ASM1932011v1, whole genome shotgun sequence genome includes a region encoding these proteins:
- the LOC136463200 gene encoding transcription factor SPEECHLESS-like produces MGDGLYELVVDDHCELRHRLSGAEDLFSIIGTTWEERTSGAGDGGGGGSSAAMLAYSQSSTAGAVGARPSGNSRKRTGDEEKGSGGSAPVQKKRKGSAVTDDAAADEGEAKMSHITVERNRRKQMNEHLAVLRSLMPCFYVKRGDQASIIGGVVDYIKELQQVLRSLETKKHRKAYAEQVLSPRPAGSVSAASPRPLAVVKSTPPLSPRVAVPISPRTPTPGSPYKPAAASGAAGTGSCRLPYPAAAAYMAASPAITPTSSSSSYSHDQQQQHYSTQTTTYLPTLDSLVTELAAQAGCRPAAAGLTLPDVKVEFAGPNLVLKTVSHRAPGQALKIIAALESLSLEILHVSVSTVDDTMVHSFTIKIGIECELSAEELVQEIQQTLL; encoded by the exons ATGGGGGACGGCCTGTACGAGCTGGTGGTCGACGACCACTGCGAGCTCCGGCACCGCCTGTCGGGCGCTGAGGACCTCTTCAGCATCATCGGGACTACGTGGGAGGAGCGCACGAGCGGCGCCGgtgatggtggtggaggtggttctTCTGCGGCTATGCTAGCATATAGCCAGAGCTCCACTGCTGGCGCCGTGGGGGCTAGGCCGTCTGGGAACAGCCGGAAGCGCACGGGCGACGAGGAGAAAGGCAGTGGCGGCAGCGCTCCCGTGCAGAAGAAGCGCAAGGGTTCAGCGGTGACAGATGATGCAGCCGCTGACGAGGGGGAGGCGAAGATGTCACACATCACAGTGGAGCGCAACCGGAGGAAGCAGATGAACGAGCACCTCGCCGTGCTCCGCTCGCTCATGCCCTGCTTCTACGTCAAGAGG GGAGACCAAGCGTCCATCATAGGCGGGGTGGTGGACTACATCAAGGAGCTTCAGCAGGTGCTGCGTTCGCTGGAGACCAAGAAGCACCGCAAGGCGTACGCGGAGCAGGTGCTAAGCCCGCGGCCTGCTGGTAGCGTGTCGGCAGCCAGCCCGCGGCCTCTCGCCGTCGTCAAGTCCACGCCGCCGCTCAGCCCGCGTGTCGCGGTGCCCATAAGCCCCCGGACACCGACCCCGGGCAGCCCGTACAAGCCTGCAGCTGCATCCGGCGCGGCTGGAACTGGAAGCTGCAGGCTCCCATACCCGGCCGCTGCAGCCTACATGGCCGCGTCCCCGGCGATAACGCcaacgtcgtcgtcatcgtcctacTCGCacgatcagcagcagcagcactacTCGACGCAGACGACGACGTACCTGCCGACCCTAGACAGCCTCGTGACCGAGCTCGCCGCGCAGGCAGGCTGCAGGCCAGCGGCGGCCGGCCTCACCCTCCCCGACGTGAAGGTGGAGTTTGCGGGGCCCAACCTGGTGCTGAAGACGGTGTCTCACCGCGCGCCGGGGCAGGCGCTCAAGATCATCGCCGCACTCGAGAGTCTCTCGCTGGAGATCCTTCACGTCAGCGTCAGCACAGTGGACGACACCATGGTGCACTCCTTCACCATCAAG ATTGGGATCGAGTGCGAGCTTAGCGCGGAGGAGCTTGTGCAGGAAATTCAGCAAACATTATTGTGA